A genomic region of Metopolophium dirhodum isolate CAU chromosome 1, ASM1992520v1, whole genome shotgun sequence contains the following coding sequences:
- the LOC132937166 gene encoding uncharacterized protein LOC132937166, with protein MQIFDNMSSSVKEMLECDPKRKISNSNVTSFASKGAKKFKLDKPDKDNSILFDRTVCVVPANIPLERNFPRNFQYPTIESGQTVYAMQLTIKGSCYDPNSKYDDEFYAGIAAEPPNMLNNFRYLIFFYDSKVQYRQHQGIRLIARWRSIHVV; from the exons TGTAAAAGAAATGCTTGAATGTGACCCTAAACGTAAAATATCTAATTCAAATGTCACAAGTTTTGCATCAAAAGGAGCCAAAAAGTTTAAACTAGATAAACCTGATAAGGACAatagtatcttgtttgatagaACAGTTTGTGTTGTACCAGCTAATATACCTCTAGAAAGGAATTTCCCTCGGAATTTCCAGTATCCTACTATTGAGAGTGGACAAACTGTATATGCAATGCAGTTAACTATAAAAGGTTCATGTTATGATCCTAATTCTAAATATGATGATGAATTTTATGCTGGTATAGCAGCTGAACCTCCAAATATGCTTAATAACTTTCG atacttgatttttttttatgatagtaaAGTTCAATATCGACAACACCAAGGTATTCGTTTAATTGCACGTTGGAGAAGTATACATGTTGTATAG
- the LOC132937206 gene encoding uncharacterized protein LOC132937206, with product MSMTIIVTRMSNKSFDELLSKLESGKKVSNSGRPSISPTERLCVTLRLYMWVFINTNVDLIVLVSPNKSNIIKFNNTSHNHPVSTPKTLALNQVKSAVKRKANIDLNSKPEDAKFPPLLWAKEPTDEPRTTNGAESFHKLSRELFILNSDLPNITHNDITSVRKAIYDKKRKQYPIYPTNLNEAISQLNNIQNNDLCLFKSDQFVFVPETNDFVCITTSQHFNFMSKQTELFGDGTYNFAPKFFLRLYTLHTYYVNGFHVPIAYFFLPNKPKQIYIKMWKYLLKICPALNVQKLNLDFEIGAHEVVKEIFLNVIIETCRFHIVQAWRRKK from the exons atgtcgatgacgataatcgtTACACGGATGTCTAACAAGTCATTTGACGAACTTCTCTCAAAATTAGAAAGTGGAAAAAAAGTATCAAATAGTGGTCGTCCATCAATTTCACCTACAGAACGATTATGTGTGACATTAAG ATTGTACATGTGGGTTTTCATCAATACTAATGTGGATCTAATTGTATTAGTGTCACCAAACaagtctaatattattaaatttaataatacatctcACAATCATCCTGTCTCTACTCCGAAGACTTTAGCATTGAATCAAGTAAAAAGTGCTGTAAAAAGAAAAGCAAATATAGATTTAAACTCAAAACCAG aagatGCCAAATTCCCACCTTTACTGTGGGCAAAAGAACCAACTGACGAACCTCGTACTACTAACGGGGCTGAATCATTTCACA aactGAGTAGAGAACTATTTATACTAAATAGTGATTTACCAAATATTACGcacaatgatattacatcagTGCGAAAGGCAATTTATGACAAGAAGAGAAAACAATACCCAATTTACCCTACTAATTTAAATGAAGCTATATCacaattgaataatattcaaaataacgatttatgtttatttaaaagtgatcaatttgtttttgttccCGAAACCAATGACTTCGTTTGTATAACAACAAgccaacattttaattttatgtcgAAACAAACCGAATTATTCGGAGATGGTACTTATAATTTTgcaccaaaattttttttacggttATATAC attacacacatattatgtaaacgGTTTTCACGTGCctattgcttatttttttttaccgaacaaaccaaaacaaatttacattaaaatgtgGAAGTATCTCTTGAAAATATGTCCAGCTCTTAACGTTCAAAAGCTGAATTTGGACTTCGAAATCGGTGCTCACGAAGTAGTCAAAGAAATATTTCTAAATGTGATTATTGAAACTTGCCGTTTTCATATAGTCCAAGCTTGgcggagaaaaaaataa